The Bacteroidota bacterium genome has a window encoding:
- a CDS encoding GWxTD domain-containing protein produces MKIRILLLAMLWSTMAAAAGRVKAYLDLAAFDSPGQSPYVESYLNVVGNSVRLRQLSDGKFQASIEVQWIFSKEEQIVYFDKYNLLGPAVDTSVISVSPDFIDQVRVPLAPGEYKLEVRIRDNNSDGEPVSVVQPLTLRFPDKQVGISDIEFLESIRTSDGKNKFSKSGFDLIPNVHSYYPKDIQTLRFYAEVYRSKELIGGDFLVRYFVVQHESNAIQTDFAGFKRVSAADVVPVMIEMPIDKLLSGNYQLVVEVRDRENKVLGQRTAFFQRSNVLEKPVVTDNISAIPVEGTFASLLSYEDTLRQAIDCLYPISSQLELQIAETQLKISDIRSMQQYVNYFWSRHAPEDPEKGWREYQLEVQKVNASFGTRNMKGYETDRGRVYLQYGPPNTIVTETTDPNSYPYEIWHYYKAGDQTNRKFVFYSTELSANVYRLLHSDARGELQEPNWELKLHSRSQQFGVDMDQGNSFDTYGSQTKENFRMPK; encoded by the coding sequence ATGAAAATCAGGATCCTGTTACTTGCCATGCTATGGTCCACGATGGCCGCCGCAGCGGGTCGTGTCAAGGCTTACCTGGACCTGGCCGCGTTTGATTCACCGGGTCAGTCGCCTTATGTCGAATCATATCTCAACGTGGTGGGCAATTCCGTCAGGCTCCGGCAGCTAAGCGACGGGAAGTTTCAGGCCTCCATTGAAGTCCAGTGGATCTTCAGCAAGGAAGAGCAGATCGTCTATTTCGACAAGTACAATCTCCTCGGACCAGCGGTCGACACTTCGGTTATCAGTGTAAGCCCCGATTTCATCGACCAGGTTCGCGTTCCGCTTGCTCCCGGCGAATACAAACTGGAGGTCCGCATTCGTGACAACAACTCCGATGGCGAACCGGTCTCCGTGGTTCAGCCGTTGACCCTCCGTTTTCCTGACAAACAAGTCGGCATCTCGGATATCGAATTCCTGGAATCGATCAGAACTTCCGACGGAAAGAATAAATTCTCGAAGTCCGGTTTCGACCTCATTCCGAATGTTCATTCCTATTACCCCAAGGACATCCAGACCCTTCGGTTCTATGCCGAAGTATATCGTTCCAAAGAACTGATCGGCGGCGACTTCCTGGTTCGCTACTTTGTTGTACAGCATGAATCCAACGCCATTCAAACGGACTTCGCCGGCTTCAAACGCGTCTCCGCTGCCGATGTAGTTCCGGTCATGATCGAAATGCCGATTGATAAACTCTTGTCCGGCAATTATCAGTTGGTTGTCGAAGTGCGCGACCGGGAAAACAAAGTCCTCGGACAGCGCACCGCCTTTTTCCAGCGAAGCAATGTGCTGGAAAAACCGGTCGTCACCGATAACATCTCCGCTATTCCGGTTGAAGGCACGTTTGCCTCGCTGTTGAGTTATGAAGACACGCTTCGCCAAGCCATTGATTGTCTTTATCCGATTTCTTCCCAACTCGAATTACAGATCGCGGAGACCCAGTTGAAGATCTCCGATATCCGGTCGATGCAACAATACGTCAACTATTTCTGGAGCCGTCATGCACCCGAGGATCCGGAAAAAGGCTGGCGGGAATACCAATTGGAAGTCCAGAAGGTGAACGCTTCCTTCGGTACACGGAACATGAAAGGTTATGAAACCGACCGTGGACGCGTTTATCTCCAGTACGGACCTCCGAATACGATCGTCACCGAAACAACCGATCCCAACTCCTACCCTTACGAGATCTGGCATTACTACAAGGCCGGTGATCAGACAAACCGGAAGTTCGTGTTCTACTCGACCGAACTGTCGGCGAACGTTTATCGTCTGCTCCATTCCGATGCCCGGGGAGAATTGCAGGAACCGAACTGGGAACTGAAACTTCACAGCCGTTCACAGCAGTTCGGCGTCGATATGGACCAGGGAAATTCGTTCGATACCTACGGCAGTCAGACGAAAGAGAACTTCCGTATGCCGAAGTAA
- a CDS encoding glycosyltransferase family 2 protein has product MSNQPARVAVVILNWNGKKFLEQFLPDVIRCSQPLGRVVIADNASTDDSLNWVRSHHPEVEIIALPDNTGYTGGYNASLKQVQAEFYVLLNSDVEVTPGWLEPLVALADRHPTLGAAQPRIRAFNDRTHFEYAGAAGGFIDHLGYPFCRGRIFQSLERDEEQYADELPVFWATGACMFVRSKVFHQVGGLDDRFFAHMEEIDFCWRIQRAGFDVWVSPKSIVYHVGGGTLPKYNPRKTYLNFRNNLLMLYKNLDFNEFQKVYRIRWWLDRLAAFQFLITSGQADAKAVLQAHRDFLKLREQYPKSDQKPHWKGFPGVYPRSILLDHYLRGVKRFSALQRYFPANGRNSSHL; this is encoded by the coding sequence ATGTCCAATCAGCCTGCGCGCGTCGCTGTCGTCATCCTCAACTGGAATGGCAAGAAATTCCTGGAGCAGTTTCTGCCGGACGTGATCCGTTGCAGCCAACCCCTGGGGCGCGTGGTGATTGCCGATAACGCCTCTACCGATGATTCGCTGAACTGGGTACGCAGCCATCATCCCGAAGTGGAAATCATCGCACTGCCGGATAACACCGGCTACACCGGTGGATACAATGCTTCGCTGAAGCAGGTGCAGGCCGAATTCTACGTGTTGCTTAATTCCGATGTGGAAGTTACCCCCGGATGGCTGGAACCCCTGGTAGCGCTCGCTGATCGGCACCCCACCTTGGGTGCGGCCCAACCCCGGATCCGCGCATTCAACGACCGGACGCATTTCGAATACGCCGGTGCCGCAGGTGGATTCATCGATCATCTCGGCTATCCGTTTTGCCGAGGCCGGATCTTTCAATCGCTGGAACGGGACGAAGAGCAATATGCTGATGAACTACCGGTATTCTGGGCCACCGGCGCCTGCATGTTCGTTCGCTCCAAGGTCTTTCACCAGGTTGGCGGACTTGATGATCGTTTCTTCGCGCACATGGAAGAGATCGACTTCTGTTGGAGGATCCAACGGGCGGGCTTTGATGTATGGGTCAGCCCGAAAAGTATCGTGTATCACGTGGGTGGCGGCACGCTTCCGAAGTACAATCCACGGAAAACCTACCTCAATTTCAGGAATAACCTCTTAATGCTTTATAAAAACCTGGATTTCAACGAATTCCAAAAAGTTTACCGAATTCGCTGGTGGCTGGACCGCCTGGCCGCCTTTCAGTTTCTCATCACCAGCGGCCAAGCCGACGCGAAGGCTGTTTTACAAGCCCACCGTGACTTTTTGAAACTCCGTGAACAATACCCGAAGAGTGATCAAAAGCCTCACTGGAAAGGGTTTCCAGGGGTTTATCCACGCTCGATCCTGCTGGATCACTATCTTCGCGGTGTCAAACGCTTTTCAGCATTGCAACGATATTTCCCCGCCAACGGCCGAAATTCAAGCCATCTGTAA